The Lonsdalea populi genome window below encodes:
- a CDS encoding FecCD family ABC transporter permease, producing the protein MTRKWLVSLIACLALIAAILLGVAIGETSIKLTVVVQAIVNKLWSAGYILDPIDEGIIWNYRLPRALVAGACGAGLATCGVILQSLLRNPLADPYLLGISAGASTGAVLVALFGLGAGVLTLSGGAFVGAIAAFVLVTLLARAGGASAPATQIILAGIAGSQLFNALTAFLITKSANSEQARGIMFWMLGSLSGVRWSSVWLAVPISLLGLMVCLWHRRALDAFTFGVDSAAGLGIPIRRIQLLLISSAALVTAIMVSIVGSIGFVGLVIPHAVRLLSGTRHARLLPLSALSGALFLIAADILSRTLIVGQVIPVGVITALVGAPVFALILLDRRRMR; encoded by the coding sequence ATGACAAGAAAATGGCTGGTCAGTCTCATCGCTTGCCTGGCGCTTATCGCCGCGATTTTACTGGGCGTTGCCATCGGCGAAACATCGATAAAGCTCACCGTCGTCGTACAGGCGATAGTCAATAAACTGTGGTCGGCAGGCTACATACTGGATCCCATCGACGAAGGGATTATCTGGAATTACCGCCTGCCCCGCGCCCTGGTCGCCGGCGCCTGCGGCGCGGGCCTGGCGACCTGCGGCGTGATACTGCAATCACTCCTGCGCAATCCGCTGGCCGATCCCTATCTGCTTGGCATCTCCGCCGGCGCGTCGACCGGTGCCGTACTCGTCGCGCTCTTCGGATTGGGCGCTGGCGTGCTCACCCTCTCCGGCGGGGCCTTTGTGGGGGCTATCGCCGCCTTTGTGCTCGTCACTCTGCTGGCCCGGGCCGGCGGCGCTTCGGCCCCGGCGACGCAAATCATTCTGGCGGGTATCGCCGGCTCGCAACTGTTCAATGCGCTGACCGCATTTTTAATCACCAAGTCGGCCAACTCTGAACAGGCGCGCGGCATTATGTTCTGGATGTTGGGCAGCCTCAGCGGCGTTCGCTGGTCTTCGGTCTGGCTGGCGGTTCCGATATCCTTGCTGGGGCTGATGGTTTGTTTGTGGCACCGCAGAGCGTTGGATGCCTTCACCTTCGGCGTCGATTCGGCCGCGGGGCTTGGCATCCCCATCCGGCGGATACAGCTGCTGTTGATCAGCAGTGCAGCGCTGGTGACCGCCATTATGGTGTCGATCGTCGGCTCCATCGGTTTCGTCGGGCTCGTCATTCCCCACGCCGTTCGTCTGCTGTCCGGCACCCGGCATGCCCGTCTGTTGCCGTTAAGCGCGTTAAGCGGCGCACTATTTCTGATCGCGGCCGACATCCTTTCCCGCACGCTGATCGTCGGCCAGGTGATCCCCGTCGGGGTGATCACCGCGCTGGTCGGCGCTCCGGTATTTGCCCTGATCTTGCTCGACAGAAGGAGAATGCGATGA
- a CDS encoding ABC transporter ATP-binding protein, which produces MTAVPLPPHPVVLSCANLSYQQGGHVLLQDIALAIHHEETFGIIGPNGSGKSTLLKLLSGLRKPDSGAVQLGGKDLRDWPRWSRARQIAMVEQQADTEDVISVFDVVALGRTPWLSALSPWSAQEETIVRQALHDVGAAHLSARRWHSLSGGERQRVHLAKALAQRPQILLLDEPGNHLDIQHQLAILALVRHLPVTTLVALHDLNHALLCDRLAVLDRGRLIALGPPSEVLTPQLLLSTFGVHAHYLVDPFDGAALLRFRAPAL; this is translated from the coding sequence ATGACCGCCGTTCCCTTGCCACCTCATCCGGTTGTGCTCAGCTGCGCCAATCTGAGTTACCAACAAGGCGGCCATGTCTTGTTGCAGGATATCGCGCTGGCGATACACCATGAAGAAACGTTCGGCATCATCGGCCCCAACGGTTCGGGTAAATCCACCTTGCTCAAGCTGCTGAGCGGTTTGCGAAAGCCTGACAGCGGAGCCGTCCAGCTCGGAGGCAAAGACCTGCGGGATTGGCCACGCTGGAGCCGCGCCCGCCAAATTGCCATGGTCGAACAACAGGCCGACACCGAGGACGTCATCAGCGTCTTCGACGTCGTTGCGCTGGGCCGGACGCCATGGTTGTCGGCATTAAGCCCTTGGTCGGCGCAAGAGGAAACCATTGTCCGCCAGGCGCTGCATGATGTCGGCGCCGCCCACCTCAGTGCCCGGCGCTGGCACAGCCTATCGGGAGGCGAGCGCCAGCGGGTGCATCTGGCCAAGGCGCTGGCCCAACGTCCACAAATTTTGCTGCTGGATGAGCCGGGCAATCATCTGGATATTCAGCATCAGTTGGCCATTCTGGCGCTGGTCCGCCACTTACCGGTCACCACGCTGGTGGCCCTGCACGATCTCAACCATGCCCTGCTGTGCGATCGTCTGGCGGTGCTGGATCGGGGACGGCTGATCGCGCTGGGGCCACCGAGCGAAGTTCTGACGCCGCAGCTGCTGCTCAGTACATTCGGCGTGCATGCCCACTATCTGGTCGATCCGTTCGACGGCGCCGCCCTGCTGCGATTCAGGGCGCCTGCGCTATGA
- the nthB gene encoding nitrile hydratase subunit beta: MNGIHDVGGMDGMGPVGPTQWEPAYHAEWEKAAYAMFPFAARAGMFGLDEFRCHLEKLHPLHYLTAFYYEHWVEATEQIGEKKGYWTQEELEKRTEYYLHYPQVPLPPNKDPELVNFAEWAVRNGFSTSRQLDSQPKFKVGDRVTVDASVPKHHTRRAGYVRGRTGEIIMYHGAHVYPDTTGNGLPETSEHLYTLRFTNAELYGEEAAEPNGVVCTDAWEPYITLAK, translated from the coding sequence ATGAACGGAATACATGACGTTGGCGGGATGGACGGTATGGGCCCGGTCGGCCCGACCCAATGGGAACCGGCTTACCATGCCGAATGGGAAAAGGCTGCCTATGCGATGTTTCCTTTCGCGGCGCGCGCCGGCATGTTTGGGCTTGACGAGTTCCGCTGCCATCTTGAAAAACTTCATCCTCTCCATTACCTCACGGCCTTCTATTACGAGCATTGGGTAGAAGCGACCGAGCAAATCGGCGAGAAGAAAGGTTACTGGACCCAGGAAGAACTTGAAAAACGTACCGAATATTATCTTCATTACCCCCAGGTGCCGTTGCCGCCTAACAAAGACCCGGAGCTGGTCAACTTCGCTGAATGGGCAGTCCGCAATGGTTTTTCGACCTCACGCCAGTTGGATTCCCAACCCAAATTCAAGGTGGGCGACCGCGTGACGGTCGATGCCAGCGTGCCGAAGCATCATACTCGCCGGGCGGGCTATGTCCGTGGGCGAACCGGTGAAATCATTATGTATCACGGGGCGCACGTCTATCCGGACACCACGGGTAACGGGCTGCCTGAAACCTCAGAACACCTCTATACCCTGCGTTTTACCAATGCGGAGCTTTATGGCGAAGAGGCGGCCGAGCCGAACGGCGTCGTCTGTACCGATGCCTGGGAACCCTATATCACTTTGGCTAAATAA
- the nthA gene encoding nitrile hydratase subunit alpha: protein MTRVSLAHTQKTEEEIAARVKAIESILIEKGLMSEDGVNKFADLYENEIGPHLGAKVVAKAWTDPAFKQRLLADATKACQELGVGGLQGEHMIALECTDTVHHVIVCTLCSCYPWPVLGMPPNWYKSMPYRSRIVREPRKVLSEDFHFELPPSTEIRVWDSNSEIRYWVLPLRPANTEGMTEEQLAALVTRDSLIGTGPATAV, encoded by the coding sequence ATGACACGAGTGAGTCTGGCCCACACCCAGAAAACGGAGGAAGAGATCGCCGCCCGGGTCAAGGCGATTGAATCCATCCTGATTGAAAAAGGCCTGATGTCCGAGGACGGGGTGAATAAATTTGCCGATCTTTATGAAAATGAGATTGGCCCCCACCTTGGCGCGAAAGTGGTGGCGAAAGCCTGGACCGATCCCGCCTTTAAACAGCGCCTGCTGGCTGATGCGACCAAAGCCTGTCAAGAACTGGGTGTTGGCGGTCTGCAGGGCGAGCACATGATTGCGCTTGAGTGCACCGATACCGTACACCACGTTATCGTCTGTACCTTATGTTCCTGCTACCCCTGGCCTGTGCTCGGTATGCCGCCGAACTGGTATAAATCCATGCCCTACCGCTCAAGGATCGTGCGGGAGCCGCGCAAAGTGCTGAGCGAGGATTTCCACTTCGAACTTCCTCCTTCGACGGAAATACGTGTGTGGGATTCCAACTCGGAGATCCGTTACTGGGTTCTGCCCTTGCGCCCGGCGAACACCGAAGGCATGACCGAGGAGCAGTTGGCGGCTCTGGTGACCCGCGACTCCCTGATCGGGACTGGCCCGGCTACCGCGGTCTAA
- a CDS encoding nitrile hydratase accessory protein, translating to MTPNISTNNNELATALNHRKGQAPFNKPWELRAFAVAVAACEAGEFAWSEFQEALTETIKQWEAANPGFTQDDWRYYEHFVTALEVVLARHDKLSSNGLDHRAQVILETPVHKHHVAKYDPIMIEPALI from the coding sequence ATGACCCCTAACATCAGCACGAATAACAACGAACTGGCCACCGCGCTAAATCATCGCAAGGGACAGGCCCCCTTCAATAAACCCTGGGAGCTGCGCGCCTTTGCCGTCGCCGTCGCGGCCTGCGAGGCCGGCGAGTTCGCATGGTCGGAGTTTCAGGAAGCCCTGACGGAAACCATAAAACAGTGGGAGGCCGCCAATCCCGGTTTTACGCAGGACGACTGGCGCTATTACGAACATTTCGTCACCGCATTGGAAGTGGTGCTGGCGCGGCATGACAAACTGTCGTCAAACGGGCTGGACCATCGGGCGCAGGTTATTCTGGAAACGCCGGTTCACAAACACCATGTGGCCAAATACGACCCCATCATGATTGAGCCTGCGCTGATCTAA
- the cadR gene encoding Cd(II)/Pb(II)-responsive transcriptional regulator: MKIGELARQAGCPVETVRYYEREGLLQAALRDPSNNYRYYNVLHLERLMFIRRCRALDMTHEEIRVLLQARSQPDADCGTVNALINEHLHHVQDRIRELNMLEKQLSELKSLCNVSRATRDCGILRELQQSEEPEDVLPVITPGHLAGSHSH; encoded by the coding sequence ATGAAAATTGGCGAACTGGCGCGACAGGCCGGATGTCCGGTAGAAACGGTGCGCTACTATGAGCGCGAAGGGCTGTTGCAGGCCGCGTTACGGGATCCGTCCAATAACTACCGTTATTACAATGTGTTACACCTGGAAAGACTGATGTTTATCCGCCGTTGCCGGGCGCTGGACATGACCCACGAGGAAATCCGGGTTCTGCTTCAGGCCCGCAGCCAGCCTGACGCCGACTGTGGAACGGTCAATGCCCTGATAAATGAGCACCTTCATCATGTGCAAGACCGGATTCGCGAGCTGAACATGCTGGAAAAGCAGTTGAGCGAGCTTAAGAGCCTCTGCAATGTCAGCCGGGCGACGCGGGACTGCGGGATTTTACGTGAGCTGCAACAGAGCGAGGAGCCGGAGGATGTCCTGCCGGTGATTACCCCGGGCCACCTGGCTGGCAGCCATTCGCATTGA
- a CDS encoding heavy metal translocating P-type ATPase: MQMDCPVEENMIRNKLSGMPAVKALDFNLMQRVLTVVHAPDALATVLDSIRSLGFEPELTNGGDRPTVTEKKEKPGWPLALAGAAAVAAETMHWMGMPEWLEAALALAAVAACGLTTYKKGWIALRNGNLNINALMSIAVTGAMAIGQWPEAAMVMVLFTLAELIEAKSLDRARNAIGSLMKLTPETSMVQQQDGSWKETEANAVPLDSVVRVKPGERVALDGIIVRGRTTINQAPITGESLPVDKDEGDRVFAGTINGSGGFEYRVTAAAGNTTLARIIHAVEEAQGAKAPTQRFVDRFSRIYTPVVFSIAAVVALLPPLIIGGAWQEWIYKALVMLVISCPCALVISTPVTIVSGLTAAARKGILVKGGVYLEEGRKLKWLLLDKTGTITHGKPVQTEVMAYAGVPEKDVRRLAVSLADYSDHPVSQALSAASKEAQRYDVARFEALPGRGVRGIINGEAYSLGNLRLTEETLACPPPVQETLARLEARGNTVVMLSNAIQVIGLFAVADTVKESSRKAIEQLHALGVGTLMLTGDNAHTASAIADQVGIDEARGDQLPEDKLRAVETFTARGTTGMVGDGINDAPALARADIGFAMGAMGTDTAIETADVALMDDDLRKIPAFVRLSRRTYRILVQNIVMAIGIKAVFLTLTLAGMGTMWMAVFADVGASLLVVANGLRLLRQ, translated from the coding sequence ATGCAGATGGACTGTCCGGTTGAAGAAAACATGATCCGTAACAAGCTGAGCGGCATGCCGGCCGTTAAGGCTCTGGATTTTAATCTGATGCAGCGCGTGCTGACGGTGGTTCATGCCCCGGATGCTCTGGCGACGGTTCTTGATTCTATCCGCTCTCTGGGTTTTGAACCCGAACTGACCAACGGCGGCGATCGGCCAACCGTCACCGAGAAAAAGGAAAAACCCGGGTGGCCGCTGGCGCTGGCCGGTGCGGCGGCCGTCGCGGCGGAGACGATGCACTGGATGGGCATGCCGGAATGGCTTGAAGCCGCCCTGGCGCTGGCGGCGGTCGCGGCCTGTGGGCTGACCACCTACAAAAAGGGATGGATTGCACTGCGTAACGGCAACCTGAATATCAATGCCTTGATGAGCATCGCCGTCACCGGGGCGATGGCGATCGGTCAGTGGCCGGAAGCCGCGATGGTGATGGTGCTGTTCACCCTCGCGGAGTTGATAGAGGCGAAGTCTCTCGACCGGGCGCGCAATGCGATTGGCTCCCTGATGAAGCTGACGCCGGAAACGTCCATGGTTCAGCAGCAGGATGGCTCCTGGAAAGAAACCGAGGCGAACGCCGTCCCCCTCGACAGCGTGGTCAGAGTGAAGCCCGGCGAACGTGTCGCCCTTGACGGCATCATCGTCAGGGGCCGCACTACGATTAATCAGGCCCCCATCACCGGCGAGAGTCTGCCGGTAGACAAGGACGAAGGCGACCGGGTTTTCGCCGGTACGATCAACGGCTCCGGCGGTTTTGAGTACCGGGTGACGGCGGCGGCGGGCAACACCACGCTGGCGCGTATCATTCATGCGGTGGAGGAAGCCCAGGGAGCGAAAGCCCCCACGCAGCGTTTTGTGGACCGATTTTCACGCATATACACCCCGGTAGTGTTTTCCATTGCGGCGGTAGTTGCCCTACTGCCTCCGCTGATTATCGGTGGCGCCTGGCAGGAATGGATCTACAAGGCTCTGGTCATGTTGGTTATCTCCTGTCCCTGCGCACTCGTCATTTCCACACCGGTGACCATCGTCAGTGGTCTGACGGCGGCGGCCCGCAAGGGGATCCTGGTTAAGGGAGGCGTTTATCTGGAAGAAGGCCGCAAGCTGAAATGGCTGCTGTTGGATAAAACAGGCACCATCACGCACGGTAAGCCAGTACAAACCGAGGTGATGGCCTATGCGGGGGTTCCGGAAAAAGATGTCCGAAGATTGGCCGTCAGCCTGGCGGATTATTCAGATCATCCGGTGTCGCAGGCCCTGTCGGCGGCGTCAAAAGAGGCGCAGCGGTATGACGTGGCGCGTTTTGAAGCGCTGCCGGGGCGCGGTGTGCGGGGGATCATCAACGGCGAAGCCTACAGTCTGGGCAATCTAAGGCTGACGGAAGAAACCCTCGCCTGTCCGCCCCCGGTACAGGAGACGCTCGCCCGCCTGGAAGCGCGCGGAAACACCGTGGTGATGCTCAGTAACGCAATACAGGTGATCGGGCTGTTCGCGGTGGCGGATACGGTTAAAGAGAGCAGCCGGAAGGCGATAGAGCAACTGCACGCGCTGGGGGTCGGCACGCTCATGCTGACCGGGGATAACGCGCATACGGCCAGCGCCATCGCCGATCAGGTCGGCATAGACGAGGCTCGCGGCGACCAATTGCCGGAGGATAAACTCCGCGCCGTAGAGACCTTCACGGCTCGGGGCACCACAGGCATGGTGGGCGACGGCATCAATGATGCCCCAGCGCTGGCCCGCGCCGATATTGGTTTCGCCATGGGGGCGATGGGCACGGATACCGCCATAGAAACCGCCGACGTGGCGTTGATGGATGACGATTTGCGCAAAATCCCCGCCTTCGTCCGGCTATCCCGGCGGACTTACCGCATCCTGGTGCAGAATATTGTGATGGCGATAGGCATCAAGGCAGTGTTTCTGACCCTGACTCTCGCAGGTATGGGCACCATGTGGATGGCGGTTTTCGCCGATGTGGGAGCCAGCCTGCTGGTGGTGGCGAACGGCCTGCGCCTGTTGCGTCAGTAA
- a CDS encoding LysR family transcriptional regulator has translation MDRLTSMAVYVKAVELGSFTAAANVLTMSPQLVGKHVSALEQHLGVRLLNRTTRQHSLTEAGQHFYARAKIILDEVDAAESFAEEARITPRGRLKINAPVTFGINALTQKLPIFLNQYPDITVELTLTNRWVDLIDEGYDAVFRVGELADSGLMARTLAPYRLIICASPSYLASAPPLKVPEDLLKHECLIFTHTSLRTMWRFEGREGSVSIPVNGRLQLNSGEALIGAALAGFGVVIQPSELVIPHIASGRLTVVLPNYSIPTRPFHLMYAPDRRVTPKLRSFLEFATEHFGQETANS, from the coding sequence ATGGACCGTCTCACCAGTATGGCTGTTTATGTCAAGGCCGTGGAACTAGGCTCTTTTACGGCAGCGGCCAATGTGCTGACCATGTCGCCGCAGCTCGTTGGAAAGCACGTTTCGGCACTCGAACAACATTTGGGTGTGCGTCTTCTGAACAGAACCACTCGTCAGCACAGCCTGACGGAAGCAGGCCAACACTTTTACGCGCGGGCAAAAATTATCCTTGATGAAGTCGATGCGGCCGAATCCTTCGCGGAAGAGGCGCGGATAACGCCCCGGGGCCGTCTCAAAATTAATGCGCCGGTGACGTTCGGCATCAATGCGCTAACGCAAAAACTACCGATTTTTCTCAATCAGTATCCCGACATCACCGTGGAGCTGACGCTGACCAACCGGTGGGTTGACCTGATTGATGAAGGATACGACGCGGTTTTTCGAGTCGGCGAACTCGCGGACAGCGGCTTAATGGCCAGAACGCTGGCACCCTATCGCCTTATTATCTGTGCATCCCCATCCTATCTTGCTTCGGCTCCTCCATTGAAGGTTCCAGAGGATTTACTGAAGCATGAATGCCTGATCTTTACCCACACATCACTGCGAACGATGTGGCGTTTTGAAGGCCGCGAGGGAAGTGTTTCGATCCCTGTGAACGGCCGTCTTCAACTGAACAGCGGCGAAGCCTTAATCGGCGCGGCGTTGGCCGGATTTGGCGTAGTCATACAACCTTCCGAATTGGTTATTCCACATATTGCATCTGGAAGGCTCACTGTCGTTTTGCCCAATTACAGCATACCTACCCGCCCCTTTCATTTGATGTATGCGCCGGATAGAAGAGTGACCCCCAAACTGCGAAGTTTTCTTGAGTTCGCAACCGAACATTTCGGGCAAGAGACGGCGAACTCATGA
- a CDS encoding LysR substrate-binding domain-containing protein, giving the protein MSVSDSTESFRGIVHFVAAANAQSFTEAAEQLGITKSAIGKSISRLERSLGTPLFHRTTRKVSLTTEGETYLASCQSALDILQSAEKALRSKLTEPSGMVRIDMPAAFGRSVMLPVLLDMCRRYPHLKLTLTFNDKIIDPLDMGFDLAIRFGPLKDSTDLIARRLNEQRLILCASPAYLAQNGIPRSLDELKRQRCIMAWRGGKPLGWLIKGNDGKDVKFNPSPFHQISDGDAMIEACVAGAGIVQFPESLLRPYIETGKLVKFLPELTPSATELNVIWPRSRHLLPGVRFIIDELVRLSAKNAFS; this is encoded by the coding sequence ATGTCTGTTTCTGACTCGACCGAATCTTTCCGCGGCATTGTCCATTTCGTCGCAGCCGCCAACGCACAGAGCTTCACTGAAGCCGCGGAACAGCTTGGCATAACAAAATCCGCCATAGGTAAAAGCATCAGCCGTCTTGAGCGCAGCCTGGGAACGCCACTCTTTCACCGCACCACACGCAAAGTCAGCCTCACGACCGAAGGCGAGACTTATCTGGCAAGCTGCCAGAGCGCGCTGGATATCCTACAGTCGGCGGAAAAGGCCCTACGTTCGAAGCTCACGGAACCGTCGGGCATGGTGCGAATCGATATGCCCGCCGCGTTTGGCCGTTCCGTCATGCTGCCTGTCCTGCTGGATATGTGCCGGCGTTATCCGCATCTGAAACTCACGCTGACCTTTAATGACAAGATTATCGATCCGTTGGATATGGGCTTCGATCTGGCGATTCGTTTCGGTCCTTTAAAGGACAGTACGGATCTGATCGCGCGGCGGCTGAATGAGCAACGCCTGATCCTGTGCGCCTCTCCCGCGTATCTGGCGCAGAATGGCATACCGCGTTCCCTTGACGAGTTGAAACGACAGCGCTGCATTATGGCCTGGCGCGGTGGTAAGCCGCTGGGCTGGCTGATTAAAGGTAACGATGGGAAGGACGTAAAATTCAATCCATCGCCTTTTCACCAGATCAGCGATGGCGACGCCATGATTGAAGCCTGTGTGGCGGGTGCGGGGATCGTGCAATTTCCTGAGTCTTTGCTGCGGCCCTACATTGAAACAGGGAAGCTGGTTAAGTTTTTACCTGAGCTCACGCCATCGGCTACGGAACTGAATGTCATCTGGCCTCGCTCACGCCACCTTTTACCCGGAGTGAGGTTTATCATTGATGAGCTGGTCCGCCTTTCTGCAAAGAATGCCTTTTCCTGA
- a CDS encoding tautomerase family protein, with the protein MPVVNIQMFEGRDEAKPAIAKAVTDAIAEHANVDPQYVYVIFNDVKTDNWAISGELFSETLKKPG; encoded by the coding sequence ATGCCAGTCGTTAACATTCAGATGTTCGAAGGCCGCGACGAAGCCAAGCCGGCCATCGCCAAAGCCGTCACCGACGCCATTGCCGAACATGCCAATGTCGATCCGCAATATGTATACGTGATTTTTAATGACGTAAAGACTGACAACTGGGCCATATCCGGAGAACTCTTTTCCGAAACGCTGAAAAAACCAGGCTGA
- a CDS encoding NmrA family NAD(P)-binding protein: MKIFITGSTGYIGGSLSVYLSSAGHRIRGLVRHPEKAGLLTERGIEPVIGDLSDRELLTREAQQADAVINAADSDDLKTVETLLAALGESGKPLIHTSGTSVIADMSDGNKVSNTLFDENSTLLVTL; this comes from the coding sequence GTGAAAATTTTCATTACTGGATCAACAGGATATATCGGCGGCTCACTGTCAGTCTATTTAAGCTCCGCCGGACACCGCATTCGAGGGCTGGTTCGTCATCCAGAGAAGGCTGGGCTGCTGACGGAAAGAGGGATCGAACCCGTTATCGGCGACCTGAGCGACCGGGAGTTGCTCACCCGCGAGGCACAGCAGGCCGATGCCGTCATCAATGCCGCCGACAGCGACGATCTAAAAACAGTAGAAACATTGTTGGCGGCCCTTGGAGAAAGTGGCAAACCGCTCATCCATACCAGCGGAACCAGTGTCATTGCCGATATGAGTGATGGTAATAAGGTCAGTAATACTCTCTTTGATGAGAACAGCACACTGCTCGTCACATTGTAA
- a CDS encoding NAD-dependent epimerase/dehydratase family protein, protein MRGIVLCNSLIYGEGKLPGTRSVQIPLLMNQARESGVMRIVGKGVNIWSNVHIDDLCELYRLALEEAPSGAFYFVENGETSFAELGAALAKRLDVQGPEGWSIEKAAQVWGQSRARFSLGSNSRVRAVRARRELGWKPQHNSIIQWILTEMAIQ, encoded by the coding sequence ATACGCGGTATTGTCCTATGCAACAGCCTCATCTACGGGGAAGGAAAGCTTCCAGGCACCCGCAGCGTACAGATCCCGCTTCTCATGAATCAGGCCAGGGAGAGCGGTGTAATGCGCATTGTTGGGAAAGGCGTGAATATCTGGTCGAATGTCCATATCGACGACCTTTGCGAACTTTACCGGCTGGCGCTGGAAGAGGCGCCATCAGGCGCATTCTATTTTGTAGAAAATGGAGAGACATCCTTTGCTGAATTAGGGGCGGCGCTGGCGAAACGCCTTGACGTTCAGGGACCGGAAGGCTGGTCAATAGAAAAAGCCGCGCAGGTATGGGGTCAAAGCCGAGCCCGCTTCTCATTAGGCTCCAATAGCAGAGTCAGAGCGGTACGCGCCCGTCGGGAATTGGGCTGGAAACCGCAACATAATTCCATTATCCAGTGGATCCTGACCGAAATGGCCATCCAATAG
- a CDS encoding TetR/AcrR family transcriptional regulator, which translates to MSRSKTENVRNAFLTAARDVFLDAGFAHATMDAIAARSGSAKSTLYRYFDSKESLFSALITKASQEQDGEIINFLYRSGHAPQFSGPPGNAIDSLDFPDRAEDCQYALIKFGQYILTSFHTPQSLAVRRMMIAASTNPDVGRLFYQQGSARVVYHLEQYFKPLIEKGYFYSSDPHVVACHYFGLLESEINEAGLYNVIVQLSEGQISDIVSRAVEVFMRAYVRKFPE; encoded by the coding sequence ATGTCCAGAAGCAAAACAGAAAACGTTCGCAACGCCTTCCTGACTGCGGCAAGAGATGTTTTTCTCGACGCCGGTTTTGCTCACGCTACCATGGACGCAATAGCAGCAAGATCAGGTAGCGCTAAATCTACGCTATACCGCTATTTTGACTCGAAAGAGTCGTTGTTTTCTGCCTTGATAACCAAAGCATCGCAAGAACAGGATGGTGAAATAATCAACTTTTTATACCGCAGCGGACATGCCCCGCAGTTTAGCGGCCCACCAGGAAACGCGATAGATTCGCTGGATTTTCCCGATCGTGCAGAAGACTGCCAATATGCACTTATCAAATTTGGGCAGTACATCCTGACCAGTTTTCATACGCCGCAGTCACTTGCCGTGCGACGGATGATGATTGCCGCCTCAACAAACCCTGACGTTGGCCGGTTATTTTATCAGCAAGGTTCCGCCCGGGTGGTTTATCATCTTGAACAATATTTCAAACCATTAATTGAGAAAGGCTATTTTTACAGTTCGGATCCACACGTTGTCGCCTGTCATTATTTCGGCTTACTGGAATCAGAGATAAATGAAGCCGGTTTATACAACGTGATTGTCCAGCTAAGCGAGGGACAAATATCAGATATTGTTTCACGCGCGGTAGAAGTCTTTATGCGTGCATATGTGCGCAAATTTCCAGAGTAA